CGACCGGCTCGACGGCGACGGCCGGCGGGCCCTGGAGGTGGCCGCCGACGCGGTGGGGCGGCGCTGGTCGCAGCCGGACTCCGGCATCTGGGAGCTACCGCCGCGGCAGTGGACCCACTCGAAGCTGACCTGCGTGGCGGGGCTGCGGAGGGCGGCCCGGGTCGCCACGCCGGCGCTCGCGGCGCGCTGGACGGCGCTGGCCGACCGGATTCTCGCCGATGTCGCGGCCCACGGTCTGGCCGTGCAGGGGCACTGGCGACGCTCCTACGACGACGACCGGGTCGACGCGGCGTTGCTGCTGCCCGGCATCCGGGGCGCGCTGCCCCCACAGGACCCGCGCACCGCGCTGACCCACCGGGCGGTGCTGGCGGAGTTGGCCCAGGACGGCTACCTGTACCGGTTCCGTCCCGACCGGCGGCCGCTCGGCGACGCCGAGGGAGCGTTCCTGCTCTGCGGGTTCGCGGCCGCCCTGGCCGCCTGGCAGGCCGGGGACCCGGTCGGCGCCAACCGGTGGTTCGAACGCAACCGGGCCGCCTGCGGCCCGCCCGGGCTGTACACCGAGGAGTACGACGTGCGGCAGCGGCAGCTGCGCGGCAACCTCCCGCAGGGTTTCGTACACGCGTTGATGTTGGAGACGGCGGTGACGCTCGGGCAGGTCGATCCGTGTCACTGAGCGGTCAGCGGCCGGGGCCGGCGATCAGCGCGAGCCCGGTCTCCGGGTCGACGCGCTTGGACAGCTCGGGTGCCACCTCGGTGACGATCACCTCGAGGGTGGGCCAGACCCGGGCGGAGAGCAGGTGCCCGCCGACCGTGCTGCCGTCGGCGCGGCCGAGGACCGCGTGCACGTGCAGCACCGGCTGGCCGTCGCGGGCGGCGACGTCTCCGAGCAGGGACAGCACCTCCACCTGCTCGCGTACCGGGATGCGTCGGTAGTCGCGCCGCTCGCGGTCGAACCAGCCGACGTCGGCCTCCTGGAAGCCGCCCACGGCGGTCACCCGCCCGGCGCGCAGGTCGTGCCGGTGCAGGGCGTCGCCGATGGCGCTGACCGGGTCCTCGCCCTTGTCGCAGACGACGACGAGCACCCGTCCGGTCGGTTGGTGCAGCTCCTCGGTCCTCACTGTTCTCCTCGGTGTCGGGCGGCGGTGGCGCCGAGCAACGCCCAGCCGGTGGCGACGGCCGCGTTGGCCAGGGCGGCGCGGCGCTGCCGTCGGTCGACGGCGGCCAGCGTGAGTGCGGCGAGTGCGTGGACGGCGTCGACCGTCGCGCCGGCGGCGAACCCGCGCGAGGTGGGCCACGCACTGGTCAGGGCGGCCTGGGCGAGGTGTCGGGTGCCCAGCACCCGCAGGGTCACGATCGCCTCGCCGCCGACCGGACCGAGCGGGCGCAACAGGCGGCCGGGGGCGAGCAGCAGCAGCGCACCCCAGCTCAGCCGGCCGACGAGCAGCACGTCCGGCAGGGCCGGGCGGGTGACGCGGCGGGCCATCTCAGGCCACCCGGTACTGCTGCGCACGGTCGGCCCGGAACTCCACTCCGTTGCCGGGGCGGTCCAGCGGCACCGGTGCGTCGCCGCCGGTGGCCGGTGCGACGCCGTCGAAGAGCATCGACTCGATCCGGACGTGGTCGTGGAACCACTCCAGGTGTCGCAGGTTGGGCGTGGCGGCGGCCACGGCGAGGTGCTGGTGCGGGGCGCAGTGCCCGGACACCTGCAGGCCGGCGGCGTCGGCCACCGCCGCGGCGCGCAGGAACTCGCTGATCCCGCCGCAGCGGGTGACGTCGATCTGGAGACAGTCGACGTACGGGGCCATCCGGTGGAAGTAGACCAGGTCGAAGCCGTACTCCCCCGCGGTCACGTCGGGCGCGACGTGGTCGCGGACCAGGCCGAGGCCGGGCAGGTCGTCGGAGCTGACCGGCTCCTCGTACCAGCGCACGTCCAGGTCGGCGGCGGCGTGCGCGACCCGGATCGCCTGCTTGCGCTGGTAGCCGCCGTTGGCGTCGACGTAGAGCTCGGCGTCGGCGCCGATGGTGCGTCGCGCGGCCGCCATCCGGTCCAGGTCCCGCCGCACCTCGGTGCCGCAGGACTCGCCGATCTTGATCTTCACGCGGGGAATGCCCTCCTCGTGCACCCAGCGGGCGAGCTGTCGGTGCTGACGGGCGTCGTCGTAGGTGGTGAAGCCGCCGCTGCCGTAGACCGGCACCTGCCGACGGGCGGTGCCGAGCAGTCGGGCCAGCGGCAGGTCGTGCCGACGGGCCTTGAGGTCCCACAGGGCGCAGTCGGCGGCGGAGAGCGCGAGGCCGGCGACGCCCGGCCGTCCGGCGTTGCGCAGCCGGCGCTGCATGCTTCTCCAGGCCGCCGGCAGGTCGTCCGGGTCCCGCTCGGCGACCACCGGTGCGAGCAGGTCCGCCACCACCGCCACCACGGCCGTCGGCCCGTACGTCCAGCCGGTTCCGGTGTGCCCGTCGGCGTGGGCCCGGACCAGCACCAGGGTGGTGCTGGTCCAGCCCAGGGTGCCGTCCCCCTCCGGGGCGTCGGTGGGCACCTGGTACGCCTCGGCGGTGAGCCGGATGCGGGTCATCGCCGCCTCCGGCGGACCAGCGCGGCCAGCGGGGCGAGCGCGGCCACCCCGACCAGACCGGCCGCCGCCCAGCGTGAGATCACCGAGGGCGGCCGGGGCCGGTCACCCCAGCTCTGCTCCGGCCGGTGGGGCACGGTGTCGTGGTGCAGGCCGGCGCGCAGCAGTTCGGCCAGGTGGAGCGCGGTGCGCCCACCGACGGCGCTCTGTTCGACCTGGGTACGGCAGCTGAACCCGTCGGCGAGGAGCACGTCGGTGTCGGCGGCGTCCCGGACGGCGGGCAGCAGCACCCGCTCCGCGCACGCCTCGGAGACCTCGTAGTGGCCCTGCTCGAAGCCGAAGTTGCCGGCCAGCCCGCAGCAGCCCGAGTCGAGGAACTCCGCGTCGACCCCGGCCGCGGCCAGGACGGCCTGGTCGGCGGCGGTGCCGAGGATCGCGTGGTGGTGGCAGTGAGTCTGGATCAGCGCGTGCGCCGGGATGCGGGGCGGTCGCCAACCGGGGCTGTGGTCGTGCAACAACTCGGCGAGGGTGACCGTCTGCTCCCGTAGCCGGGTGACGTCGTCGTCGGCCGGGAACAGCTCGTGCGCATCGCTGCGGAACACCGCCGTACAGCTCGGTTCCAGCCCCACGATCGGGGTCCCGGCGCGCAGGTACGGACGCAGGGTGTCCACGGTGCGGCGCAGCACCCGCTTGGCGACGTCGAGCTGACCGGTGGAGATCCACGTCAGTCCACAGCACACCGGACGGTCGGGGACGACCACCCGCCAGCCGGCCGCCTCCAGCACCTCCACCGCCGCTCGGGCCACACCCGGGTGGAAGTGGTTGGTGAAGGTGTCCGGCCAGAGGACCACCTCACCCCGGGCGCCGTCCCCGGTCGGCGGGCGGCGGGCGAACCAGTGCTGGAACGACTCCGGTGCGAAGACGGGGACGTCCCGGCGCTGGTCGATCCCACCGATGGTCTTGGCCAGGCGGCCGAGCCCGGGGGCGTGCGCGAGGGCGTTGACCGTGCGGGGCACGCGCGCGGCGACGGCGGCCAGCACCGGCAGCCAACCCATCGAGTAGTGCGAGCGGGGCCGCAGCCGGCCGGCGTAGTGGTGGGACAGGAACTCCGCCTTGTACGTGGCCATGTCCACGTTGACCGGGCAGTCCGCCTTGCAGCCCTTGCACGCCAGACAGAGGTCCAGCGCGTCGCGTACCGCGTGCGAGCGCCAGCCGTCGCCGATCGTGCCGCCGCGGGCGGTGCCGTCGAGCATCTCGAACAGCAGCCGCGAGCGGCCCCGGGTGGAGTGCTCCTCCTCCCGGGTGACCATGTACGAGGGGCACATCACGCCCCCGGAGTGGCGGCGGCACTTGCCGACCCCCACACAGCGCAGCACCGCCTCCCCGAAGCTTCCCCCGTCGTCCGGGTAGTGGAAGACCGTCGACACGTCACCGTGGTCGTAGTCCACGCCCAGGCGCAGCTGGCTGTCCAGGGGGTACGGCGGCGACACCTTGCCGGGGTTCATCCGATCGTCCGGGTCGAAGATGGCCTTGAGCTGGCCGAACGCACGTACCAGGCGGGCGCCGTACATCTTGGGCAGCACCTCGCCGCGGGCCTGCCCGTCGCCGTGCTCACCGGAGAACGACCCACCGTAGGAGGCGACCAGGTCGGCCGCCCGTTCCAGGAAGGCCCGGAACTGGCGGACCCCGCCGGCGGTACGCAGCCGGAACGGGATGCGGCTGTGCACGCAGCCCTGGCCGAAGTGCCCGTAGACCGACGCCTTCTCGAAGTCGAACTCCCGGTAGAGGCGGTCCAGGTCGCGCAGGTAGTCACCGAGCCTGTCCGGTGCGACGGCGGCGTCCTCCCAGCCCGGCCCGCTGTTCTTGTAGTCCGGCACGTGGGCGGTGGCGCCCAGCGCCGCGTCGCGTACCTCCCACATCCGTCGTTCGTCGGCCGGGTCGGTGAACCGGTGCACGGTGGGCCCACCGTCGCGGCGTACGTGGGCGACGAACCGGTCGGCGGCCTCCTTCGCCGCCTCGGGGGTGTCGGCGCCGAGCTGGACCATCAGCCAGGCGCCCCCGTCGGGCAGCTTGTGCAGCGCCGCCGGGTGCAGGTCCTTGCGCCGCTCGAAGTTGATCAGCTTGTCGTCGATGCCCTCCAGCGCGATCGGGTCGTGGGTGAGCACCCGCGGCACGTCGTCGCCGGCCGAGGCGATGTCGGGATAGCTGAGGAACACCAGGGCGGACGCCTTCACCACCGGCACCAGCTTCAACCGGGCGCGCAGGATGGTGACCAGGGTGCCCTCGGAGCCGACCAGGACCTGCGCGACGTGGAAGTTCTTCTCCGGCAGCAAGCCGTCGAGGTTGTAGCCGGAGACCCGGCGCGGGATGTCCGGGTAGCGGGTGCGGATGTCGGCCAGGTACTCGTCGCGCAGCGCGCGCAGCTGCCGGTAGAGCCGCGCCTTGCGGCCACCGTCGCGCTGGATGCGGGCGTACTCCTCGTCGGTGGTCTCCCCCACCCACATCCGGGTGCCGTCGTAGAGCAGCACCTCCAGCTCGACGATGTTGTCGACCGTCTTGCCGGTGCGCTGGGCGGTGGCCCCGCAGGAGTTGTTGCCCAGCATCCCGCCGAGGGTGCAGTGGTTGTGGGTGGCCGGCCGGGGTCCGAACTCCAGGCCGGTCGGCTTGAGCTGCGCGTTCAGCTCGTCGAGGACGATGCCCGGTTCGACGAGGCAGGTCCGGTTGTCGGCGTCGACCTCCAGCAGCCGGTGGCAGTACTTCGACCAGTCCAGGATCACGGCGGTGTTGGTGCACTCGCCGGCGAGGCTGGTGCCACCGCCCCGGGAGGTCAGCGGCGCGTGGTGCCGGCGGCAGACCGCCACCGCGGCCACCGCCGCGTCCACCGTCCGGGGCACCACCACCCCGAGCGGGATCTGCCGGTAGTTGGAGGCGTCGGTGGAGTACGCGGCGCGGGAACCTGCGTCGAAGCGGATCTCACCGTCCACCTCGGCACGCAGGTCGGCGGCGAGCGCCGCGAGGTCGACGTCGTGCGCGGGTTCCGGTGGGCGCAGGACCGGGTCGGGCAGCAGCTCGGTCATGACCGCAGCTCGTTGATCTTGTCGCGGGCGACGGTCGCGAGGGTGGCGACCTTGTGCGGCTGCCCACGCAGGAACGCCTCGGTGAAGTGTTTCGCCTGGTCATATTTGACCTTGCCGGGCATCGGCGGTTCGTTCGGGTTGACGTCGCAGTCCACCAGCGCCGGACCCGGGTGCGCGAGGGCCTCCCGGATCGCCCCCGGCACCGCCTTCGCGTCGGTGACCTTGACCCCGAAGGCGCCGCAGCCGCGCGCCCAGGTGGAGAAGTCGGCCTCCGGCTGGCGGTGCCGCACCGCGTACTCCGGGTAGCCGAGGACGATCTGTTCCCAGAGGATCTGCCCGTACGAGTTGTTGTTGTTGACCACCACCTTGATCGGCAACTCGTGTCGTACGGCGGTGAGGAACTCGGCCATCAACATCGCGAAGCCGCCGTCACCGACGTACGCGATCACCTGCCGGCCCGGGTGGGCGTGCTGCATGGCGATCGCGTACGGCAGGCCGGGCGCCATGGTGGCCAGGTTGCCGGACAGATAGAACTCGCGGTCGCCGCGGATCGTCCAGTGCCGCGCCGACCAGGTGGCGATGGTGCCGGAGTCGCAGGTGAGGATCGCGTCGTCGGCGGCGGCCTCATCGAGGCAGCCCATCAGGTACTGCGGCGCGATCGGGGACCGCTCCGGGTCCACCAGGCTGCTCATCTCCGACCGCCAGTCGTTCATCCTGCCCTGGTACTTCTCCAGGAACGCCCGGTCCGGGGTGGGGCCGAGCAGCGGCAGCAGGTCCCGCAGCGCCAGCCGGGCGTCCGCGCAGACCGGCGCCTCGACCGGCAACCGCATGCCGATCAGGCTCGGGTCGACGTCGATCTGCACCACCTTCGCCTGCCCCGGCGACGGCAGGTACTTCCCGTACGGGAAGGACGTGCCGACCATCAGCAGCGTGTCGCACTCCTCCATCAGCTCCTCGCTCGGCGCGGTGCCGAGCAGACCGAGACCGCCGGTGGTGAGCGGGTGGTCGTCGGGCACCACCAGCTTGCCCGGCAGCGTCTTCACGATCGGACTGGCGAGGGCGTCGGCCACCGCGAGCACCTCCTCGCGGGCGCCGCGGGCGCCCACCCCCACCAGCATGGCGACCTTGCGGCCGGCCGTGAGCACCTCGGCGGCCTTCGCCAGCTCCCGTGGGTCCGGCGGCAGCTGCGGGTACGACATCAGCGCTGCGCTCATCGGCGGCTCGCCCGGACTGACGTGCCGGTACGGGTCCTCGGAGGCGAGCGCGACCTGCAGGTCGTTGGGGAAGCTCAGGTGGGCGACGGTCCGCTTGGACAGGGCGTTGCGGATGGCGATGTCGACCACGCCGGGCATCTGCTGCGGGTTGGTGACCATGAGGTTGTACGCG
This genomic interval from Micromonospora sp. CCTCC AA 2012012 contains the following:
- a CDS encoding FAD-binding and (Fe-S)-binding domain-containing protein, encoding MTELLPDPVLRPPEPAHDVDLAALAADLRAEVDGEIRFDAGSRAAYSTDASNYRQIPLGVVVPRTVDAAVAAVAVCRRHHAPLTSRGGGTSLAGECTNTAVILDWSKYCHRLLEVDADNRTCLVEPGIVLDELNAQLKPTGLEFGPRPATHNHCTLGGMLGNNSCGATAQRTGKTVDNIVELEVLLYDGTRMWVGETTDEEYARIQRDGGRKARLYRQLRALRDEYLADIRTRYPDIPRRVSGYNLDGLLPEKNFHVAQVLVGSEGTLVTILRARLKLVPVVKASALVFLSYPDIASAGDDVPRVLTHDPIALEGIDDKLINFERRKDLHPAALHKLPDGGAWLMVQLGADTPEAAKEAADRFVAHVRRDGGPTVHRFTDPADERRMWEVRDAALGATAHVPDYKNSGPGWEDAAVAPDRLGDYLRDLDRLYREFDFEKASVYGHFGQGCVHSRIPFRLRTAGGVRQFRAFLERAADLVASYGGSFSGEHGDGQARGEVLPKMYGARLVRAFGQLKAIFDPDDRMNPGKVSPPYPLDSQLRLGVDYDHGDVSTVFHYPDDGGSFGEAVLRCVGVGKCRRHSGGVMCPSYMVTREEEHSTRGRSRLLFEMLDGTARGGTIGDGWRSHAVRDALDLCLACKGCKADCPVNVDMATYKAEFLSHHYAGRLRPRSHYSMGWLPVLAAVAARVPRTVNALAHAPGLGRLAKTIGGIDQRRDVPVFAPESFQHWFARRPPTGDGARGEVVLWPDTFTNHFHPGVARAAVEVLEAAGWRVVVPDRPVCCGLTWISTGQLDVAKRVLRRTVDTLRPYLRAGTPIVGLEPSCTAVFRSDAHELFPADDDVTRLREQTVTLAELLHDHSPGWRPPRIPAHALIQTHCHHHAILGTAADQAVLAAAGVDAEFLDSGCCGLAGNFGFEQGHYEVSEACAERVLLPAVRDAADTDVLLADGFSCRTQVEQSAVGGRTALHLAELLRAGLHHDTVPHRPEQSWGDRPRPPSVISRWAAAGLVGVAALAPLAALVRRRRR
- a CDS encoding enolase C-terminal domain-like protein; protein product: MTRIRLTAEAYQVPTDAPEGDGTLGWTSTTLVLVRAHADGHTGTGWTYGPTAVVAVVADLLAPVVAERDPDDLPAAWRSMQRRLRNAGRPGVAGLALSAADCALWDLKARRHDLPLARLLGTARRQVPVYGSGGFTTYDDARQHRQLARWVHEEGIPRVKIKIGESCGTEVRRDLDRMAAARRTIGADAELYVDANGGYQRKQAIRVAHAAADLDVRWYEEPVSSDDLPGLGLVRDHVAPDVTAGEYGFDLVYFHRMAPYVDCLQIDVTRCGGISEFLRAAAVADAAGLQVSGHCAPHQHLAVAAATPNLRHLEWFHDHVRIESMLFDGVAPATGGDAPVPLDRPGNGVEFRADRAQQYRVA
- a CDS encoding thiamine pyrophosphate-binding protein — protein: MQEIVGETLARRLVEWGVDTVFGLPGDGINGLMEGFRRQREKLRFVLVHHEEAAAFMATGYAKATGRLGVCVATSGPGAIHLLNGLYDAKLDHVPVLAITGMQETSVLGQNYQQEVHTTQLYQDVAAYNLMVTNPQQMPGVVDIAIRNALSKRTVAHLSFPNDLQVALASEDPYRHVSPGEPPMSAALMSYPQLPPDPRELAKAAEVLTAGRKVAMLVGVGARGAREEVLAVADALASPIVKTLPGKLVVPDDHPLTTGGLGLLGTAPSEELMEECDTLLMVGTSFPYGKYLPSPGQAKVVQIDVDPSLIGMRLPVEAPVCADARLALRDLLPLLGPTPDRAFLEKYQGRMNDWRSEMSSLVDPERSPIAPQYLMGCLDEAAADDAILTCDSGTIATWSARHWTIRGDREFYLSGNLATMAPGLPYAIAMQHAHPGRQVIAYVGDGGFAMLMAEFLTAVRHELPIKVVVNNNNSYGQILWEQIVLGYPEYAVRHRQPEADFSTWARGCGAFGVKVTDAKAVPGAIREALAHPGPALVDCDVNPNEPPMPGKVKYDQAKHFTEAFLRGQPHKVATLATVARDKINELRS
- a CDS encoding PPC domain-containing DNA-binding protein; amino-acid sequence: MRTEELHQPTGRVLVVVCDKGEDPVSAIGDALHRHDLRAGRVTAVGGFQEADVGWFDRERRDYRRIPVREQVEVLSLLGDVAARDGQPVLHVHAVLGRADGSTVGGHLLSARVWPTLEVIVTEVAPELSKRVDPETGLALIAGPGR